The DNA region CCTGAAGCAGAAACCAAATGAAGGAGAAAAGAATGCCGAAGTACCTGTGTGTGATCGAGCCTAACCCGGAGGGAGGTTTCGATGGTTACGCGGTGGATCTGGGGGTGTTCGTCGTAGGGAAGGATACCCGGGAGGAAGTCATCGAGTCCCTTCAAGAGGGACTGGCCTTGCACCTCCTCGAGCTTCAAGAGCACGGGCGAGAGGTCCCTCCGCCCGTCGCGCAGGCCGCGGACGTTGAGGGCCCGGGCGAATGGGTGTGGATCGAACCCGCTACCCTCAACCCGGTGAGCGTCGCTCTCGAGCACCTCTTGCGTGAGGCCGAGATCAGCCAGGCTGAAGTGGCCCGGCGGTTAGGGGTCAGCCGGGTGGTGGTACACCGGATGCTGGATCCGTTCGCGCCCGACCACAAGGTTTCAAGCCTCGAGCGCATCGCTCGAGCGGTGGGCAAGCGGATGGAAATCCGCTTCAGCTGATCTCAAAACGGAATCCACCGATCCGGGTCCTCCCAGGTCTCCAGAAACTCCAAAAAGGCCTGGTCTGCGGCCTCACTGGCCGCGTTGTGGGCCTCCTCGAAGGTCGCGTAGCGGCCCAGAATCTCTTCCGTTTCCTCATCCCGGTACACCGCCGCAAACCCCTCGCGGTCCCGCCGCACCAACCACACCC from Allomeiothermus silvanus DSM 9946 includes:
- a CDS encoding helix-turn-helix domain-containing protein; the protein is MPKYLCVIEPNPEGGFDGYAVDLGVFVVGKDTREEVIESLQEGLALHLLELQEHGREVPPPVAQAADVEGPGEWVWIEPATLNPVSVALEHLLREAEISQAEVARRLGVSRVVVHRMLDPFAPDHKVSSLERIARAVGKRMEIRFS